CCCGCTGATGCCTATTACGGCATTCAAACGCTGCGTGCTTATGAGAATTTTAATATTAGTGGCAACCGCTTACACCAGTTCTCTCCCTTTATTCGCGCTTTTGCAACCGTAAAAAAAGCGGCCGCCATTGCTAACCATCAAGTGGGTGTTTTGGATGGCAAATTAAAAGATGCCATCGTTGCTGCCTGTGATGAGCTGATTGCAGACAAGCTTCATGACCAGTTTATTATTGATATGTTCCAAGGTGGCGCTGGCACCTCGACCAACATGAACGTCAACGAAGTCATTGCTAACCGTGGTCTTGAAATCATGGGCCACAACAAGGGCGAATATAAATATCTGCACCCAAACAATCATGTGAACTTATCACAGTCTACCAATGACTCTTACCCAACGGCTCTAAAGCTGGCACTAGACCATTACTGCGATGAATTATTACAAAAGATGGATGTGCTGCTTAAGAGCTTCTTGAACAAAAAACAACAGCTGGGTGACCGTCTAAAAATGGGCCGTACTCACTTGCAAGACGCGGTACCGATGACAGCAGGTCAAGAGTTCAATGCCTTTGCAACCATGATTAAAGCTGAAAAAGCACGTATCGAACAGGTTCGCGAACATCTGTATGAAATCAATATGGGTGCAACCGCGATTGGTACCGGTATTAATGCGCCTAGCGACTATCCTGAAACGGTTGCTTCGGTATTGGCAGAACTGACTGGCAAGCCTTTTTATACCTCAGAAGACTTAGTACAAGCCACTCAAGACACCAGTACCTACGTTTCTTTATCAGGTAACTTACGCCTACTTGCCACTCGCCTATCTAAGATTGCCAATGACATCCGATTGCAGTCTTCAGGCCCACGTGCCGGCCTAGGTCAGTATCGTATTCCACAAATGCAGCCAGGCAGCTCGATCATGCCAGGCAAAGTTAACCCCGTCATTCCAGAAGTCGTTAACCAAGCGTGTTTTCATGTAATGGGTATTGATCACGCCATCGCTATGGCCTCTGAAGCAGGTCAAATGCAGCTTAACGTGTTCGAACCTGTCATGGCCTTCAACCTATTTACTGGAATGACCATGCTCGGTAATATTTGTGAGACTTTCGCTACTCGCTGTATTGATGGCATTGAAATGAACGAAGATTATTGCCGTCAGCAGGTATTGAGTAATATCGGTCTGGTTACTGCATTAAACCCACACTTAGGCTATGAAGTCTCTAGTCGTATTGCCAAAAAAGCGCAAGAAAATGGCGGCAGTGTGTATAACATCGTCCTTGAAGAGAAACTATTAGATCAAGAAACTCTGGATCAAATTATCTCTCCTGAAAACATGGTTTATCCTTTATTAAAGGGCAAAAAGATGCAAGGCTAATAAAGCTGATGCATAAAAAGCTTAAAGGATAAGCAAAAAAGTGTTAAATTAAAATAAATAAAGTTATGGCTTATAAACAGAGGCTATCGATTGATATTCTCTGTTTTTTAAATCCACTGTTTTTTTAAATCATCTATTTTTTAAGCAGCCTACTTTTTATTCTCAATATTCCATTCCTCAATATTCCATTCTAAGGACCTTGCATGAAACCACTTATCACCAGCATCGCATTATTAACTACTCTAGCCTTGTCTGGCTGCGCTACCACTGGCGGTACAACCAATGGCAATACCACCATGGGTAATGCGACCAATATGGGCATGAATATTTTTAAATCTGCTGTCGATGCCCAGTGTCGCAGCGAGTTAGAAAAACAAAATGCTTGGCGCGTTGCCCGTGTTGCCATGAACACTGAGCAAGAAGAAGCGGCTAAGACCAAAATCTGTGGCTGTGTTAGCGAACAAGCACCACAGCAAGTGACTGTCGTTGAATTAGCAGAAGCGGCGATGGACACCACTTATCGCTCACAGCTAGTCACTAAAGTTGTCGCTAAGTCACTACAAAGCTGCTATGCAAGCTTCACTAAGCCAAGCGCTTAATGATTACCCTCATACTAAAAGCTAACTGTTTACAATAAAAAAAGCCCAGATAGATATCTGGGTTTTTTTATTTAAGTCATCCAAGCCTAGTTGAGCTTAATCAGGAGATGTAGCATGGACAATCCCTGCCGCACCAATCCAAAGCAACTGCAATGGTAGCGTCACGACATCAATTGCGACAGAAGCCGGCAATAACATTAGTTCACCGTAATCTCGATAAGTCTTTTCACCTTGTTGTCTTATCTCTACGTGGCGGCCTTTCTGAAGCGAGTAATTTGCTTTGTCCGAAGCTCTGGTTTTATATAATTCACCTATTAATAATACATCACAATCGTAATAAAGCTTTGGTTTCCATGACTCTGACTTTTTGCTGTTACACATACGATTTAGAAGCTTTTTCTCTTCATCGCTATAGTTTTCATCACTTTTTTTGTATTCAAATGACAGATGGGTCTGAATACTATTTTCAGTAATTCTATCGACATAGACCGTCTTTGGTAGCTTTAAGTATTGAGGATTGAGTTGAGTCATTAACTCTACCTTATCAATCCCTTCATTAAGTACATAAGAGTATTTATCACCTAGCAGTACCATTTTTTTATCATCACCCTCACTGGTACTATAGCCAATATTTCTAATGACATCATCGTCTATTTTAGTATACGTTGTTTTGGTTCTTTCTCTTGTAGCCTGACCTGTAGTTATCAAGGTCATACAGCTTGTCAAAGATAGGGATAACAGACAACAGGTTAGTACTGATAGTGTTTTATTGAAGGTTTTATGCATCGCACTTTATTCCTTGCACTTTATTCTTTTATAGGAGCTGCCTTTATAAATATTAAACACCAGAAAAAAGAGTGAGTCGTCATTGACTCACTCTTATAATATCGCTTTATTGCCATAAATACTACTGTTCAAATACCGAGCTTAGCGCTTTATAATCATAGTCAAGCGCTTCTGCGACCGCTTCATAAGTCATATGCCCTTTTGCAGTATTAACACCTTTTGCTAGCGCAGGATTGTCCACACAAGCTTTTTCAAGGCCTTTATTGGCCAGCTGTAACACATAATTTAAAGTGACATTAGATAAGGCCATGGTTGAGGTGCGCGGCACACCGCCTGGAATATTGGCAACCGCATAATGCACCACGCCATGTCTGACATAGGTAGGATCATCATGAGTAGTGACCTTGTCTGTGGTTTCAAACACACCACCCTGGTCAACCGCAATATCAATGACAACACCGCCATCATCCATCTGCTTAATCATATCCTCTGTGACCAGCTTAGGCGTTGATGCGCCTGGTATGAGCACCGCACCAATCACCAGATCACTGTTTTTGACACTTTCCGCAATATTGACCTTATTCGACATCAAGGTTTGGATATTATTACCAAACATCTCAGACAGCTCTTTTAGACGCTGTGGGTTTAAGTCTAGAATGGTGACATCAGCGCGCAGTCCAATGGCAATTTTTGCCGCTTCTGTCCCTGATACACCGCCACCGATAATGGTAACTCTACCTTTTTTAACCCCAGGGACACCGCCCAATAAAATACCTTTACCGCCATAAAAGCTTTGTAAATATTGAGCACCAATTTGAGTACTCATGCGCCCTGCAATCTCACTCATTGGGGTTAATAGTGGCAACGAGCCATCATCCAACTGCACCGTTTCGTAGCCTAAAGCCGTCACTTTATTATCAATCAATACTTTGGCCAAATCTGGCTCATTGGCTAAGTGTAAATAAGTAAATAAGATCAGCCCTTCAGTTAAGTATTAAAATTCTTCTGGCTGTGGCTCTTTTACTTTGACTACCATATCCACTTGCCAGGCCTGTTTTGCGCTATCAACAACAGTCGCCCCTGCCTGCTTATAATCGTCATCAGAAAACTGTGAGCCTAAGCCTGCATCAGTTTCAACAAGTACCTCATGGCCTTGATCAACCAATACTTTGACACTGTTTGGCGGCAATCCAACTCGATTTTCATTATTTTTAGTTTCTTTAGGGATGCCTATTTTCATAATTATTGCTCCTTATTGGTAATCATCTAACCTAACTTATTCTCCATTTAAATTTAGCCTAGCAAACAACCTAACTAAGATAAAGTAAACAGTCTTCCTAACAGACAAAACACTAACACTCAGACTACCAATCAATTACGCAACTGTCTTTTATTATTGAACTCAGATGATTGCACTCAGTAAGTTATTAGCATTATAAAGATAAGCATAAAAATGTAGGTATAAAAATCTAAGCATAAAAAAAGCGCACCATAGATAATGGTACGCCTTTAACTGACTGACTATGTATGATTAAAACGTTTACGGTAATCAAGCCGTCATCATGACCGCCTAATCACCACAGGTTCAGCTATTGCACGATATAAGTTCTTAACTCTAAAACGGTATCACGAATCTTCGCCGCCTCTTCAAACTTAAGCTCACGTGACAGCTGCTTCATTTGTTTTTCTAAGCGATTAATCTCTTTGGCCAACAAATCAGGACTGCGTAAAATCTCAATATCCACATCAGGCAGACCGGTACTGGTTGGGATTGATTGGTTGTCATTGACATCCTGTTCATCTTCACCGGTATCAATCTTATCGGTAATGCTACGCGTTGCTGATTTTGGCGTAATACCATGCTCTAGGTTAAAGGCAATCTGCTTTTCACGGCGGCGATCGGTCTCTTCAATCGCTTTTTCCATACTTGGCGTAATGCGATCAGCATACAAGATGGCCTTACCATTTAAGTTACGTGCGGCACGACCAATGGTCTGAATCAATGAGCGCTCAGAGCGCAAGAAGCCTTCTTTATCAGCATCGAATATCGCAACAAGCGACACCTCAGGCATATCAAGACCCTCACGCAGCAGGTTAATCCCGACTAACACATCATGTACGCCAGTACGTAACTCGTGGATAATCTGCATCCGCTCAACGGTATCGATATCTGAGTGTAAATAAGCCACTTTGACATCATATTCTTTCAGATAATCGGTCAAATCTTCCGCCATGCGCTTGGTCAGCGTGGTAATTAACACCCGCTCATTAACTTCACGGCGCTTGGTAATCTCTGACAACACATCATCAACCTGAGTTAATACCGGACGGATCTCAATCTCAGGGTCAATCA
Above is a window of Psychrobacter sp. FDAARGOS_221 DNA encoding:
- a CDS encoding aspartate ammonia-lyase → MSTSTRQEYDLLGEREIPADAYYGIQTLRAYENFNISGNRLHQFSPFIRAFATVKKAAAIANHQVGVLDGKLKDAIVAACDELIADKLHDQFIIDMFQGGAGTSTNMNVNEVIANRGLEIMGHNKGEYKYLHPNNHVNLSQSTNDSYPTALKLALDHYCDELLQKMDVLLKSFLNKKQQLGDRLKMGRTHLQDAVPMTAGQEFNAFATMIKAEKARIEQVREHLYEINMGATAIGTGINAPSDYPETVASVLAELTGKPFYTSEDLVQATQDTSTYVSLSGNLRLLATRLSKIANDIRLQSSGPRAGLGQYRIPQMQPGSSIMPGKVNPVIPEVVNQACFHVMGIDHAIAMASEAGQMQLNVFEPVMAFNLFTGMTMLGNICETFATRCIDGIEMNEDYCRQQVLSNIGLVTALNPHLGYEVSSRIAKKAQENGGSVYNIVLEEKLLDQETLDQIISPENMVYPLLKGKKMQG